In the Phaseolus vulgaris cultivar G19833 chromosome 7, P. vulgaris v2.0, whole genome shotgun sequence genome, one interval contains:
- the LOC137829665 gene encoding U-box domain-containing protein 14: MGGSESSKGVVLGRLVECIKDISGLLECQNFCRRVYGNLIRRVKLLSPLFEELKDSDESLSDEQLESFESLLVALDLAKTLLKAVNQGSKLYQALRMNDTADKFQKVTEKIEAVLSEILYYKLEISEEVREQIELVHSQFKRAKAQTEFADIQLDMDMAMAQKEKDPDPALLKRLSEKLHLRTINDLRKESSELHELLITSGGELGDSFEMITSLLSKLRDYVLKENPKVDTSECDKLTVKHRSPVIPDDFRCPISLELMKDPVIVSTGQTYERSCIQKWLDAGHKTCPKTQQTLVHTALTPNYVLKSLIALWCESNGIELPKKQGSCRTKKCCGSSNSDCDRTAISALLDKLASNNIEQQRAAAGELRLLAKRNADNRVCIAEAGAIPPLVDLLSSSDPRTQEHAVTALLNLSINESNKGTIVNAGAIPDIVDVLKSGSMEARENAAATLFSLSVLDENRVQIGAAGAIPALIKLLCEGTPRGKKDAATAIFNLSIYQGNKARAVKAGIVGPLIQFLKDAGGGMVDEALAILAILASHHEGRVAIGQAGPIPILVEVIRTGSPRNRENAATVLWSLCSGDPLLLKLAKEHGAEAALQELSENGTDRAKRKAGSILELLQRMKGDDNLRNS; this comes from the exons ATGGGTGGGAGCGAGAGCTCGAAGGGCGTGGTTTTGGGTCGTTTGGTTGAGTGCATCAAGGATATTTCTGGGTTGCTGGAGTGTCAGAACTTCTGCAGGAGGGTATATGGGAATTTGATTCGCAGGGTGAAGCTTTTGAGTCCTCTCTTTGAGGAATTGAAAGATAGTGATGAGTCCCTCAGCGATGAACAACTTGAGAGCTTTGAGTCTCTCTTGGTTGCTTTAGATTTAGCTAAGACCCTTTTAAAGGCTGTCAACCAAGGGAGCAAGCTTTATCAG GCATTGCGGATGAATGACACAGCAGATAAATTCCAAAAAGTAACTGAAAAAATTGAAGCTGTGCTGAGTGAAATTCTTTACTACAAACTTGAGATATCAGAGGAAGTTCGAGAACAG ATTGAACTGGTACATTCTCAATTCAAAAGAGCTAAAGCTCAAACAGAATTTGCTGATATACAACTAGACATGGATATGGCTATggcacaaaaagaaaaagacccTGATCCTGCTCTACTCAAAAGACTTTCTGAGAAGTTGCATCTGAGGACAATAAATGACCTAAGGAAAGAATCTAGTGAATTACATGAATTGTTGATCACAAGTGGTGGAGAACTAGGAGACTCTTTTGAAATGATCACATCCCTTCTTAGCAAGCTGAGGGACTATGTGCTCAAAGAAAATCCCAAAGTCGACACTAGTGAATGTGATAAATTAACAGTTAAGCACCGGTCTCCCGTGATCCCAGATGATTTTCGATGTCCTATATCTCTTGAACTGATGAAAGATCCTGTTATTGTCTCTACTGGTCAG ACATATGAAAGATCATGCATTCAGAAATGGCTTGATGCTGGTCACAAAACCTGTCCCAAGACACAGCAGACTCTTGTCCATACAGCCCTTACCCCTAACTATGTTCTGAAGAGTCTGATTGCTTTGTGGTGTGAAAGCAATGGTATTGAGCTACCAAAAAAGCAAGGGAGTTGTAGAACAAAGAAATGTTGTGGAAGCAGTAATTCAGATTGCGATCGAACTGCTATTAGTGCCTTACTTGATAAACTGGCGAGTAACAATATAGAACAGCAAAGGGCAGCTGCTGGTGAGCTCCGGTTGCTGGCTAAGAGGAATGCAGATAATCGAGTATGCATTGCTGAGGCCGGAGCAATTCCGCCTCTGGTAGATTTGTTGTCTTCTTCGGACCCTCGAACTCAAGAGCACGCCGTTACAGCGCTTCTCAATCTTTCCATCAATGAGAGTAACAAAGGAACTATAGTAAACGCTGGAGCCATACCAGATATTGTAGATGTACTAAAAAGTGGAAGCATGGAGGCTAGAGAAAATGCAGCTGCAACCCTCTTTAGTTTATCAGTTCTAGACGAGAACAGGGTGCAAATAGGTGCAGCTGGAGCTATCCCCGCCCTTATAAAGTTACTTTGTGAAGGTACTCCCAGAGGTAAGAAGGATGCTGCTACTGCAATCTTTAACCTATCTATTTATCAGGGAAACAAAGCAAGAGCTGTAAAAGCTGGTATAGTAGGACCATTGATACAATTTCTGAAGGATGCTGGTGGTGGAATGGTAGATGAAGCACTAGCTATATTGGCAATTCTTGCAAGCCACCATGAAGGCAGGGTAGCGATTGGTCAAGCCGGGCCAATCCCTATTCTTGTTGAGGTTATACGAACCGGCTCTCCACGCAACCGAGAGAATGCGGCCACTGTCTTGTGGTCTCTATGCAGTGGAGATCCTCTGCTATTAAAACTAGCTAAAGAACATGGTGCAGAAGCAGCACTGCAGGAGTTATCAGAAAATGGAACTGATAGAGCGAAGAGAAAAGCTGGAAGCATACTAGAACTCTTGCAGCGAATGAAAGGGGATGATAATCTGCGGAATTCATAG